The Daphnia pulex isolate KAP4 chromosome 3, ASM2113471v1 genome includes a region encoding these proteins:
- the LOC124189735 gene encoding MAM and LDL-receptor class A domain-containing protein 1-like yields the protein MLKKCVVVLVILALVTVHKCGGDGDGVFSSAIRPADAFPSFPSADRVVRQTSSSMTPSQCSFGRGRELTVCHWNMTDLESVESIESRAPTWQLSSGRLSYFRGGPATDASGDQDGGYLLMETSRGTAETLKLPSIMINATLPEGRCVVFQYAMDGPSADRLRLVLQQSQMVHQMANDTVLLVPRRETLWEGRSDTGDKWLTASVLYSHGQPHQLAFEAVVDQSAQNTRRLRGHFGLDNVDLGTWKESENEKALNENPDTLMVDPCLGHCNFDGGFCGWSNDQEDDFDWNLGRGSLSGVTGPITGHYSRGYAYIDSGYPRRPGDRARLLSPQMDSTDPDQPLCLRFWTHLFGNGIGTLKVIQSFGLPGSEISSRELWSLTGESSNNWHQGQISISSNSIFRIIFEATTGRNHLGDIAIDDVSFNPGPCPSAPQAAAAPTQQSDCNFEIDECGWTNAGTRENVDDIDWIRHPAENSRQLLVKDHTTYTGKGYVMSPTRSPVQRPSDRAWLYSRPFNVTAGKLDMRCLTFWYFMNEPIIDPAGPSLGSLRIYTRTEDKFSGLPVMGQMVVIWRLQNHQGSSWKMGRALIQQSVNYRVVIEGLWGSSRGTGSISIDDISFYEGSCSTYPNQAMPMATECNFDRDTCSWRSVGNGTSVRPDTDWRLATAARRPANLPDHTFGAPSGYVYFDVFSQQNRQEVIRLVGPNMTSGGIGRPRLCLTFWFAAFGAGDTTQLRVLMMDSVTSSEKEIWMLRVVQLEAIRPDWNFGQVELESDGTNLSGQEVRLVYEGRASNGGFAIDDITIYQGGCQTRPKIATPIS from the exons ATGCTGAAGAAATGTGTCGTCGTACTGGTCATCTTGGCTCTGGTTACCGTGCACAAATGTGGCGGAGACGGTGATGGCGTCTTTTCGTCTGCCATCCGTCCGGCAGATgcgtttccttcttttccctcTGCG gATCGAGTCGTTAGGCAAACGTCATCTTCCATGACACCGA GCCAATGCTCGTTCGGTCGCGGTCGCGAGTTGACTGTCTGCCACTGGAACATGACCGATCTCGAGTCTGTTGAATCAATTGAATCGCGTGCCCCAACTTGGCAGCTGTCGTCCGGCCGTCTGTCGTATTTCCGAGGCGGTCCAGCCACCGATGCCTCGGGAGACCAAGACG GCGGATACTTGTTGATGGAAACTTCGAGAGGAACGGCCGAAACTTTGAAGTTGCCCAGCATAATGATCAACGCCACTTTGCCGGAAGGGCGATGTGTTGTGTTCCA GTATGCGATGGACGGCCCGAGTGCGGATAGACTTCGCTTGGTGTTGCAACAAAGTCAAATGGTCCATCAGATGGCGAATGACACGGTCCTGTTGGTCCCGCGACGGGAAACGCTGTGGGAGGGAAGGAGCGACACAGGCGACAAATGGCTAACGGCTTCCGTCCTCTACAGTCACGGTCAACCCCACCAG TTGGCGTTCGAAGCGGTCGTTGACCAATCGGCTCAGAATACGCGACGCTTGCGTGGCCATTTTGGGCTGGACAATGTCGATCTCGGAACCTGGAAGGAAAGCGAAAATGAGAAAGCCCTCAACGAGAATCCGGATACGCTTATGGTGGACCCTTGTCTAGGCCATTGTAACTTTGACGGAGGATTCTGCGGATGGAGCAACGATCAGGAAGACGACTTTGACTGGAATCTC GGAAGAGGAAGTTTAAGCGGAGTAACGGGGCCTATTACTGGGCACTATTCCCGCGGCTACGCCTACATTGATTCCGGCTATCCTCGACGACCAGGTGATCGAGCCAGACTGTTATCACCACAGATGGACTCCACAG ATCCGGATCAACCACTTTGCCTCCGGTTTTGGACACATTTGTTCGGTAACGGTATTGGCACGCTCAAAGTGATTCAGTCGTTCGGATTACCCGGCTCAGAGATTTCTAGCCGTGAACTGTGGTCGCTGACTGGCGAATCGAGCAACAATTGGCATCAGGGTCAGATCAGCATTTCGTCGAATTCAATTTTCCGC ATTATTTTCGAAGCAACGACTGGCCGAAATCATTTGGGTGATATCGCCATCGATGATGTTTCTTTCAATCCTGGACCGTGTCCAAGTGCGCCGCAAGCGGCGGCTGCTCCCACGCAACAAAGCGATTGCAACTTTGAAATTGACGAGTGCGGATGGACGAATGCTGGAACGCGGGAAAACGTAGATGATATCGATTGGATTCGTCATCCGGCCGAAAATAGCCGGCAGCTGCTCGTCAAAGACCACACGACATACACAGGAAAAG GTTACGTGATGAGTCCGACGCGTAGTCCAGTTCAACGTCCCAGTGATCGGGCTTGGTTGTATTCTCGTCCGTTCAACGTCACTGCCGGAAAATTGGATATGCGATGCCTTACTTTTTG GTATTTCATGAACGAGCCAATCATCGATCCTGCCGGTCCGAGTTTGGGTTCCTTACGCATTTACACCCGGACAGAAGATAAGTTTTCCGGTCTTCCTGTAATGGGCCAGATGGTCGTCATTTGGCGGCTTCAAAATCATCAAGGTAGTTCGTGGAAAATGGGGCGAGCGCTAATCCAACAGTCCGTCAATTACCGA GTGGTCATCGAAGGACTTTGGGGTTCGAGTCGAGGCACTGGATCCATTTCCATTGACGACATTAGTTTCTACGAGGGAAGTTGTTCTa CCTATCCGAACCAAGCGATGCCCATGGCAACTGAATGCAATTTTGATCGCGACACATGCAGCTGGCGAAGTGTCGGCAACGGGACCAGCGTACGTCCAGACACTGATTGGCGTTTAGCTACGGCTGCCCGCCGCCCAGCTAACCTGCCTGACCATACATTTGGCGCTCCAA GTGGATATGTTTACTTTGACGTGTTCAGTCAACAGAACCGGCAAGAGGTGATCCGTCTAGTGGGGCCCAACATGACTTCCGGAGGAATTGGAAGGCCACGCCTCTGCCTGACTTTTTGGTTCGCGGCTTTCGGTGCCGGAGATACGACTCAGTTGAGAGTTCTGATGATGGACAGTGTCACCAGCTCCGAAAAGG aaatatggATGTTGCGTGTCGTTCAACTCGAAGCAATTCGTCCCGATTGGAACTTTGG CCAAGTGGAGCTGGAAAGCGACGGTACAAACCTCTCTGGTCAGGAAGTGAGACTAGTTTACGAAGGCCGGGCTTCCAACGGCGGATTTGCCATCGACGATATAACAATTTATCAGGGAGGATGTCAAA
- the LOC124189759 gene encoding voltage-dependent calcium channel subunit alpha-2/delta-1-like → MASTLLGHCSNFRCPSSLLFPFIITICFSLGSFRFVSGLNPMSDLSLPSEANIEKLGLQITQGLANLIDEVSGKIELAKKYNNENAFFLEPVHGEDVLEEAIEKLEPMFQRRIRAVEDIAARAEELALAHEYEEQPQSNQVHFINGKEWDDPALNESTATSSQFGQSLFVNTNSSAVHLPLHTYEGWMWHRFKPIWYEDVETINAMMWSDRLDDIFAENLKRDPTIYQYFASKEGVLRYFPAHRWRTNVNQHDTFDARHRPWFTQSISSPKDLLILIDVSGSIHGPTFEILKITVKRLLGTLTQHDYFNVLQFNETVSWLLPCSDSLMSATTRNKRLIYQALDHIVPLGKASFANALNFTYHYILELEEARNSKLTTGSESSNCHLAVVLISDGGTEFPADQVEMITNNSVTRQTRLFTLAVGPHPIPTLNLRNISCSTNAFHGAILTYGAIQSKVQGYLQVLSRPLALSQDSSLIDWSLPYQDAAGFGTVVTVSKPVFQRGENLSQSLLGVAGVDIPISTFDHALPDSQLGFGGHKMVVMGGTGNVVLHSKLETQNSYVEDPPMVDYEDLEPMGNWSDSLREQLIDRKTGSQNYDSIVLTPDDAYLIEQRRTWYFRPISKTAYTLAVSINDGANIIVPNLELQGKVSWNNQTITRAAPWEFCTNLRPYTNYSNQRETADYFSQLSQRFERGGEGCDQSALSHLLWDLEMTMNVSQMWTTPSDRRVHSRFVSTTGGVTRMESRTRAYLQEDLTDPRNSSLFLRLAHSPQASILIRPPLSRSEDYLVASKISSKEQFLAVAGALVGKETLLSIWRNAIEAFNVSDQMHLYWLDEGGYVIASNQINISPGSFIGSKNVDPQLMQSLTLGLDPLYERTTIVKRAVNCPIFVKSVPISSASIFGARWLSNLSTTLFGISQILYALVASLLWTGKASATFQAEMELDKLRPARVDSHLCSKEYVLYQLRTAQQKLQNIPCSTFCAGQNSTTRDILIQPMVESSSVIIAATAPCRCSSPVIRHGLIHVENEMEQCQVHRKYRKSSEHCYASDPRENSLECSGRSLYNTALMFPTLIFIFLVVWIIR, encoded by the exons ATGGCTTCCACACTATTAGGACACTGCTCGAATTTTCGATGCCCGTCTTCGTTGCTTTTCCCGTTCATTATTACcatctgtttttctttgggttcTTTTCGATTCGTCTCTGGTCTCAATCCGATGTCGGACCTCTCTCTGCCATCTGAAGCGAA CATTGAAAAATTGGGACTGCAAATAACTCAAGGATTGGCGAACCTCATCGATGAAGTCAGCGGTAAGATTGAGCTGGCCAAAAAGTACAACAACGAGAACGCATTCTTTCTGGAGCCTGTACATGGAGAGGATGTGCTGGAGGAAGCCATTGAAAAACTCGAACCCATGTTCCAGCGAAGAATTCGCGCTGTCGAG GACATTGCCGCTAGAGCCGAAGAATTGGCATTGGCACACGAATACGAGGAGCAGCCGCAATCGAATCAAGTGCATTTTATTAACGGCAAGGAATGGGACGATCCTGCTTTGAACGAATCTACTGCGACCAGTTCACAGTTTGGTCAATCTCTCTTTGTTAACACGAATTCATCAGCTGTTCATCTACCACTTCATACCTATGAAGGCT GGATGTGGCATCGATTTAAACCCATCTGGTATGAGG ATGTGGAAACGATCAACGCAATGATGTGGAGCGATCGGTTGGATGACATTTTCGCTGAGAATCTGAAACGTGATCCTACCATCTATCAGTATTTCGCAAGTAAAGAAGGCGTGCTACGCTACTTTCCTGCTCATAG GTGGCGGACTAATGTAAATCAACACGACACTTTCGATGCTCGCCATCGCCCGTGGTTTACCCAAAGTATATCATCCCCAAAGGATCTCTTGATCTTAATAGACGT GAGTGGCAGTATTCACGGCCCTACATTTGAAATTCTCAAAATCACAGTGAAACGTTTACTCGGCACTCTTACTCAGCACGACTATTTTAATGTTCTCCAG TTTAACGAAACAGTGTCTTGGCTTCTGCCGTGTTCCGATTCATTAATGTCGGCCACCACTCGAAATAAGCGACTGATCTACCAGGCGCTAGACCATATTGTACCGCTGGGCAAAGCAAGCTTTGCCAATGCTCTCAATTTCACATATCACTACATTCTCGAA TTGGAAGAGGCTCGGAATAGCAAACTAACAACTGGCTCTGAAAGCAGTAATTGCCATCTGGCCGTTGTACTGATAAGCGATGGCGGCACAGAGTTTCCGGCGGACCAGGTTGAAATGATCACCAATAACTCAGTGACAAGACAAACACGATTATTTACGCTTGCCGTGGGACCG CATCCGATTCCGACACTTAACCTCCGAAACATTTCTTGTTCAACCAACGCCTTTCACGGAGCCATTTTAACTTACGGCGCCATCCAAAGTAAAGTTCAG GGCTATCTGCAAGTTCTTAGCCGCCCATTGGCTCTATCTCAAGACAGCTCACTCATCGACTGGAGTCTACCTTATCAGGACGCCGCA GGTTTTGGAACAGTCGTAACGGTCTCCAAACCAGTTTTCCAACGAGGTGAAAAT CTCAGCCAGTCACTCCTGGGTGTGGCTGGAGTAGACATACCAATATCTACCTTTGATCACGCATTACCCGACTCGCAACTGGGATTTGGAGGCCACAAAATGGTTGTCATGGGCGGTACGGGTAACGTCGTACTGCATTCAAAACTGGAAACGCAGAATTCTTACGTCGAG GATCCACCGATGGTAGATTACGAAGACTTGGAGCCTATGGGAAACTGGTCTGATTCACTCCGCGAGCAACTGATCGATAGAAAGACCGGATCGCAGAATTATGATTCAATCGTATTGACGCCTGACGACGCCTATCTTATTGAGCAGCGACGGACCTGGTACTTCCGGCCAATATCCAAGACTGCCTACAC ATTGGCAGTGTCGATCAATGATGGAGCTAACATAATCGTTCCCAATCTTGAACTCCAGGGAAAAGTGTCGTGGAACAATCAAACGATTACCAGAGCAGCTCCCTGGGAATTCTGTACCAACCTGCGCCCATACACCAATTATTCAA ATCAGCGAGAAACAGCAGATTACTTTAGCCAGTTGAGTCAGCGTTTTGAGCGTGGCGGCGAAGGCTGTGACCAATCGGCGTTGAGTCATTTATTGTGGGATTTAGAGATGACAATGAACGTGTCTCAAATGTGGACAACTCCGTCAGATCGACGAGTTCATTCACGTTTTGTGTCTACAACTGGCGGTGTCACACGAATGGAATCTAGAAC TCGAGCTTACCTCCAAGAAGATTTGACCGATCCACGTAACAGCTCCCTATTTCTTCGGTTAGCTCATTCACCACAGGCTTCCATCTTAATTCGTCCCCCTTTGAGTCGCAGTGAAGATTATCTGGTAGCCTCAAAAATATCGTCCAAGGAGCAATTCCTGGCGGTAGCGGGGGCTCTCGTCGGTAAAGAGACACTCCTGTCCATCTGGAGAAATGCGATTGAAGCTTTCAACGTCAGTGACCAGATGCACCTTTATTGGTTGGACGAAGGCGGATACGTCATAGCTTCTAATCAAATCAATATTTCTCCAGGGAGCTTCATCGGTTCCAAAAATGTTGATCCTCAG TTGATGCAAAGCTTGACGCTGGGTTTGGATCCGCTGTACGAACGAACTACCATCGTGAAGAGGGCCGTGAATTGTCCCATATTCGTCAAATCTGTTCCGATTTCTTCCGCTTCGATTTTCGGTGCTAGGTGGTTGTCGAATTTGAGCACCACTCTGTTTGGAATTTCTCAAATCCTGTACGCCTTGGTAGCCAGTCTATTATGGACTGGGAAAGCGTCCG CAACATTCCAAGCCGAAATGGAGTTGGACAAACTGAGACCAGCTCGTGTGGACTCCCATCTGTGCTCGAAGGAATATGTTCTTTATCAACTGAGAACGGCACAACAAAAGCTACAGAATATCCCATGTTCTAC GTTTTGCGCGGGACAAAATAGCACGACCCGAGATATCCTAATCCAACCGATGGTTGAAAGCAGTTCCGTAATTATTGCTGCTACAGCCCCGTGTCGCTGCAGTTCTCCAGTTATCCGGCATGGCCTGATTCACG TGGAAAATGAGATGGAGCAGTGCCAGGTCCACCGAAAATATCGCAAGTCATCAGAGCACTGTTACGCCAGTGATCCACGG GAAAACTCGTTGGAATGTTCTGGCCGTTCTTTGTACAACACAGCACTGATGTTCCCCACGttgattttcatctttttagtCGTCTGGATTATTCGCTGA
- the LOC124189761 gene encoding EP300-interacting inhibitor of differentiation 3-like: protein MAAEADGQEQIGEADTDARMQIQDIIESLNVEELNLTEPGNKSLDRKITQLDRIFDEYDGKNVNASQARLDIVAFSKLAAINHQRIRRVAASSWNFRATDFANRIVRLVDGDESRQSESQSEDKIKKKLDQMVLPRFNRCVPLKPLLGAVVLQKHEAVPKERRQRQPRNPQEKVVAQLLQPKKLDDIAEEDQNTAVAKHVEYIMKCLAKEFKANNEKPISFYHFVIDPTSFSNSVENIFYISFLIKDGHVSINEDGENGLPSLRVVPKKTSSSQAQEAVSKKQLVLSLDQRRWQAISQGLGLKSAAIDPKSKKSSFHKRPRHN, encoded by the exons atGGCAGCCGAAGCCGATGGACAAGAACAAATAGGCGAAGCTGACACAGATGCCCGAATGCAAATTCAAGATATTATTGAATCCCTCAATG ttGAGGAGTTGAATCTAACTGAGCCTGGGAATAAATCGCTTGATAGAAAAATCACCCAACTGGACCGGATCTTTGATGAAT ATGAtggtaaaaatgtaaatgctTCCCAAGCGAGGTTGGACATTGTTGCTTTCAGCAAACTTGCTGCCATCAACCATCAGAGAATCAGACGAGTTGCTGCAAGCAGTTGGAACTTCAGAGCAACGGATTTTGCAAACAGAATT GTCAGATTGGTGGATGGTGATGAAAGCAGGCAATCAGAATCACAGAGTgaagacaaaataaagaaaaagctgGACCAAATGGTCCTGCCACGTTTTAATCGTTGTGTGCCTTTAAAACCTTTACTTGGTGCTGTTGTACTCCAAAAACATGAGGCTGTTCCCAAAGAAAGACGTCAACGGCAGCCCCGAAATCCTCAAGAAAAA GTCGTCGCTCAACTATTGCAGCCAAAAAAATTGGACGACATTGCAGAAGAGGATCAAAACACTGCAGTTGCTAAACATGTCGAGTACATTATGAAGTGCTTGGCAAAAGAATTCAAGGCAAATAACGAGAAGCCCATTTCGTTTTATCACTTTGTTATCGATCCGACTTCGTTTTCAAATTCAGTAGAGAACATATTCTACATAAGTTTCCTTATTAAGGACGGTCACGTCTCAATCAATGAAG ATGGCGAAAATGGCTTGCCTTCGTTGAGGGTTGTACCTAAGAAAACTTCTTCGTCTCAGGCCCAAGAGGCAGTGTCTAAAAAGCAATTGGTACTGTCGCTTGACCAGAGAAGGTGGCAA GCAATATCTCAAGGATTGGGTCTAAAAAGCGCTGCCATTGATCCGAAGTCGAAAAAGAGTTCCTTTCACAAACGCCCCCGCCATAACTAA
- the LOC124189762 gene encoding muscle-specific protein 20-like, which yields MLQRQVQAKIFAKRNPEEEREAQEWIEQILGEKFQAPYEDALRDGQILCHLINKLAPGSVPKINTSGAQFKLMENIQKFQKAIMAYGVAELDVFQTVDLWEKKDISQITTTIFALGRTTYKHPEWQGPWLGPKPSEENKREFSDDVIAAGKTAIGLQAGTNKGATQAGQNMGAGRKIILNK from the exons atgttgcaACGACAAGTTCAAGCTAAG ATCTTCGCCAAGCGCAACCCAGAGGAGGAGCGCGAAGCTCAGGAATGGATCGAACAGATTTTGGGCGAAAAATTCCAGGCCCCCTACGAGGATGCCCTTCGTGACGGTCAAATCCTTTGTCATCTCATCAACAAATTGGCACCTGGCTCTGTCCCGAAGATCAACACATCCGGCGCCCAATTCAAGCTGATGGAGAATATccaaaa GTTTCAAAAGGCCATCATGGCATACGGAGTCGCCGAACTAGATGTTTTCCAAACGGTTGACCTGtgggaaaagaaagatattTCTCAAATCACAACTACCATTTTCGCTCTAGGCAGAACG ACATACAAGCACCCCGAGTGGCAAGGACCGTGGTTGGGCCCAAAACCCTCCGAGGAAAATAAACGTGAATTCTCCGATGACGTTATTGCGGCAGGCAAAACCGCTATTGGTCTCCAAGCTGGTACCAACAAAGGAGCTACTCAAGCTGGCCAGAACATGGGTGCCGGCCGGAAGATCATCCTGAACAAATAA
- the LOC124189737 gene encoding exportin-6-like has protein sequence MDGSSSSLATLELYVNELFSGNANKEQIEKIHQALDNFSRQKGAWKDALYFLSQTTNPQTAMYSLTVLEGVITKGWTGLSNGEQVELRTTLYHWLLEKHQFAPYFIRNKAVQLVVHIARSDWPQKYPDFFSDVLMQVSSSSSSSTILGLLFLQTTSEELGTPRDGLLSSRKAELKQRLLQLIPQILAILTGLLQSIWEKRAHSITSTPPPSPTNPLPPESSSPHHQNLSTGNNSSSQSLNSEAEPVARLVLQCLTHFFTWIPLSSHVTPQLMELIFRFVGMGTEELQPMMSTSNELSVPVVALGTVNEILYKNCVPAEFENFVVLLFNNCCIILHHFVNNLNNVHLPQQPRPQFLEKLVELVHLLVSNHLRRLEGRLLPQFSVPQFLSLFFSFTFEQADWGRYASCLDTWQVFLNYVKQSSNINGSQPIFNGDSLASRYQDSLVTLSEHVLRKTLFASNITQLEELDDEAIDGNMETERQKIQHQSIEIFVTAGELVRNQTLSLLNEPFQRCTSAYLSLTSLSTTNNNIVRIESKDQLKEMLVLFKDLAMLIQLVGRLSELHTGPDYCTHFEVGKSLVQKLVDLASYGSVVSNLNFVGIPADELKSTLSLVHAHVLSSLQAWCHWISMWAHGDGPKEPVNSLVSALVASAIDVFSPSWCNMRATAGSVKENNREKVYQAGLQLLSSVVNVIRTADLWTCPSWMEVFHSVYEISYLPPAIHRELMRCVLGSAIVTWRNCTTEEQHWEERQSRLQLTLDRATQATRILVQELGREPLTPFLVQGKSVVISTLALLADLAGLVRDETTASKAALFSVLGPWIEPTLILLSYYIHDSEVTEAIFQLYVAIFDSLLSQLGIGRAEKAVQTFLEIFKQQNIQEILQHDNVHGIRAVEQLLRILQIVIQEPGNTFKRFLPNTLSLCLDHIHPCILQVNSPDIKETFYHLLTLILRHHWRSFFKGSVLMTYGSRDLDRAEQMDNRPQFIAIMTSYGQSFLMPDITIFKQNLEALDNLQSKWKLYHKSVFRDGIASQFISTLLNVLTNGSHELLREEIGLAIYAMASPDFEAFFQQLLPDYLLSCQGIEDYQRIALKSSFTNDTDLPSFTQNVHRLTNDLRCFRSTNISSASLYQC, from the exons ATG gATGGAAGTTCATCTTCCCTTGCTACTCTGGAACTATATGTCAATGAACTCTTTTCTGGAAATGCGAACAAagagcaaatagaaaaaattcacCAGGCTCTGGATAACTTTAGTCGCCAGAAGGGAGCTTGGAAAGATGCACTTTATTTTCTGAGTCAAACCACGAATCCACAGACTGCCATGTATTCCTTGACTGTTTTAGAg GGTGTCATAACTAAAGGATGGACTGGATTATCCAATGGAGAACAAGTTGAATTGCGCACAACTCTATATCACTGGCTCTTAGAAAAGCATCAGTTTGCCCCTTATTTCATTCGTAACAAG GCTGTTCAATTAGTTGTCCATATTGCAAGATCTGATTGGCCCCAAAAGTATCCAGATTTCTTTAGTGATGTCCTGATGCAAGTTTCATCTTCTAGTAGTTCATCTACCATACTTGGACTTCTATTCCTTCAGACTACATCAGAGGAGCTTGGTACACCTAGGGATGGTCTACTTTCTAGCAGGAAAGCAGAGCTAAAGCAAAGACTTTTACAACTTATACCTCAGATATTGGCGATTCTAACTG GACTGCTTCAATCTATCTGGGAAAAACGGGCACATTCCATAACAAGCACACCACCTCCATCACCTACTAATCCTCTTCCTCCTGAAAGCTCTTCTCCACATCATCAGAACTTGTCTACGGGAAATAATAGTAGTTCACAATCTTTGAACTCGGAAGCCGAACCTGTTGCCCGGCTTGTCCTCCAATGTCTGACGCATTTTTTTACGTGGATTCCACTCTCGAGTCATGTAACTCCTCAACTGATGGAGCTGATTTTTCGCTTTGTCGGCATGGGGACCGAAGAATTGCAACCCATGATGAGCACATCCAACG AACTTAGTGTTCCAGTTGTTGCCTTGGGAACAGTAAATGAAATCCTTTACAAGAACTGTGTCCCGGCTGAATTCGAAAACTTTGTTGTACTTCTTTTCAATAATTGCTGCATTATTCTCCATCATTTTGTCAACAATTTGAACAATGTCCATTTACCCCAGCAACCACGTCCTCA aTTCCTTGAAAAGCTTGTTGAACTTGTTCATCTGTTGGTATCAAACCACTTAAGACGGTTAGAAGGCCGTCTTCTACCACAGTTCAGCGTCCCGCAGTTCCTTTCCCTCTTCTTCAGCTTTACATTCGAACAAGCTGACTGGGGTCGTTATGCATCGTGCCTTGACACTTGGCAAGTATTTCTCAACTATGTGAAGCAATCAAGCAATATCAACGGAAGCCAGCCCATTTTTAATGGAGATTCCTTAGCTTCACGTTACCAAGACTCATTGGTAACCCTTAGTGAACACGTACTCCGCAAAACGCTTTTTGCCAGTAACATCACCCAACTTGAAGAACTAGATGACGAAGCGATTGATGGCAAT ATGGAAACTGAACGCCAAAAAATACAACATCAGTCTATTGAAATTTTCGTTACTGCGGGAGAGTTAGTCAGAAATCAGACGCTTTCATTATTAAACGAACCTTTCCAGCGATGCACTTCAGCTTATCTATCATTAACGTCTCTTTCTACCACAAATAACAACATCGTTCGGATAGAGTCAAAGGATCAGCTTAAAGAAATGTTGGTTCTCTTCAAAGATCTTGCCATGCTGATTCAACTTGTTGGACGTCTTTCTGAACTGCACACTGGGCCTGATTATTGCACTCA CTTCGAAGTAGGGAAATCACTTGTTCAAAAACTTGTTGATTTGGCCTCCTACGGATCAGTGGTgtctaatttaaattttgtcgGCATTCCTGCGGATGAGCTCAAGTCCACGTTATCTTTAGT acatGCACACGTTTTGTCATCTCTGCAGGCGTGGTGTCACTGGATATCCATGTGGGCCCACGGTGATGGTCCCAAAGAGCCAGTGAACTCACTAGTCTCCGCACTTGTTGCGTCTGCAATCGACGTTTTTAGTCCATCCTGGTGTAACATGAGGGCCACTGCTGGAAGTGTGAAAGAGAATAATCGAGAAAAGGTGTATCAGGCAGGATTGCAATTACTCTCGTCTGTCGTCAACGTCATACGCACAGCGGATTTATGGACTTGCCCTTCGTGGATGGAAGTGTTCCATTCGGTTTACGAAATCAGTTATCTACCACCAGCT ATTCATCGAGAATTGATGCGTTGCGTCTTGGGTTCTGCCATTGTGACTTGGCGTAACTGCACCACCGAAGAACAGCATTGGGAAGAGCGACAATCACGCCTTCAGTTGACCTTGGATCGCGCTACCCAGGCCACGCGAATATTAGTGCAAGAACTGGGAAGAGAACCATTGACGCCCTTTTTAGTCCAAGGCAAATCTGTTGTGATATCCACACTGGCTTTGCTGGCCGACTTGGCTGGCCTAGTTCGTGATGAAACTACTGCTTCAAAAGCGGCCTTGTTCTCGGTTCTTGGTCCGTGGATTGAACCGACTCTGATTCTGCTATCGTACTACATTCATGATTCAG AGGTGACTGAAGCCATCTTTCAGTTGTATGTGGCCATATTCGATAGCTTGTTAAGTCAGCTTGGAATAGGGCGCGCTGAGAAAGCGGTTCAAACCTTCctggaaatatttaaacaacaaaatattcaaGAAATTCTGCAACACGACAACGTTCATGGAATCCGAGCAGTAGAACA GCTCTTGCGGATTTTACAAATTGTTATCCAAGAACCAGGCAATACGTTCAAACGTTTTTTGCCTAACACCTTATCATTGTGTTTGGATCATATCCATCCTTGTATCTTGCAG GTGAACTCGCCTGATATAAAAGAAACGTTCTACCATTTGCTGACTTTGATTTTACGTCATCATTGGCGTTCGTTTTTTAAGG GATCGGTGTTGATGACATACGGGTCTCGAGATTTGGATCGTGCCGAACAAATGGATAATCGACCACAGTTTATCGCCATTATGACTTCCTACGGACAGTCGTTCTTAATGCCGGatattactatttttaaacaaaatctcgAGGCCCTCGATAATCttcaatcaaaatggaaattgtACCACAAA TCCGTTTTCCGTGATGGAATTGCCAGTCAGTTTATAAGTACCCTTTTGAATGTACTAACCAATGGATCGCACGAGCTTCTGAGAGAGGAAATAGGATTAGCTATTTATGCCATGGCTTCTCCTGATTTCGAAGCCTTCTTTCAGCAACTCCTTCCAGATTACCTTCTAAGTTGCCAAGGGATTGAAGACTATCAGAGAATTGCATTAAAAAGTAGCTTCACCAATGATACG gatCTTCCTTCTTTTACGCAAAACGTCCATCGACTTACCAATGATCTCCGATGTTTCCGTTCAACCAACATTTCCAGCGCAAGCCTCTACCAATGTTGA